ATCGGCATCGACCAACAGGATTTCCCGGTCCTTTTCCGCCGCCAGGCTGAGCGCCAGGTTGATCGCGCAGAAGGTCTTGCCCTCGCCGCTGTGCGCGGAACAGAGCAGGATACGGTTGCCGCGTGCGTTGCCGTCCAACTGAGCGAGCAGCCCGCGCTTGAGCAGGCGAAATTCCTCGCTCATTGCCGTGACCGGTGCACCGGGGAGCAGATAGCCCGCCTCGACCAGCCGGGCACGATCGATCGGCTGGACCGGGCCGGTCCAGTCGGCGGCGCGCAGCGCAAACGGTGCGGCCGGCACTGCGGATGCAGGCTGAACAGGATCGAGCATCGGCGGCGCGGGTGGCGCCTCGGCCGGCACTTCGACCTCCGGTGCGGCGCGGCCACGCAGCGCCGCCTGGAAATCGAAAATCTCGGTGGCGCGTTCGATGAGCGAACCACGCCCCTTGATCGAGCTGTGCTGGTTCATGGGATCAGGCTCCTTCACGCCGTGCCGCGCTGGATGAATTCGACGACGATCAGCAACAGGCAAAGCGCTGCCAAGCCGCCGCTGGCCCCCGCAAACCATTTCATGCGCTGTTTGTCGATCGCCAGTTGCGCCGCGCCCATGGTCTGGCTGATCGAGCCGACCACCGGAATGCCGACGGCGCGTTCGAGCCGGGCCGCAGTGGGGAACGTCCCCTTGAGTTGGCCGATGGCAAAGGCCACGCCCACGCCGGCAGCGATACCGAGCAGCAGCACAGCCAGCAGCAGCAGCGGCCGATTGGGCGCTGCGGGTGCCGTCGGCATGCTGGGCGG
The sequence above is drawn from the Sphingobium sp. AP49 genome and encodes:
- a CDS encoding AAA family ATPase — translated: MNQHSSIKGRGSLIERATEIFDFQAALRGRAAPEVEVPAEAPPAPPMLDPVQPASAVPAAPFALRAADWTGPVQPIDRARLVEAGYLLPGAPVTAMSEEFRLLKRGLLAQLDGNARGNRILLCSAHSGEGKTFCAINLALSLAAEKDREILLVDADFGNPGIPEALGLNSGPGLMDVLADPAMAIEDCVIRTDIPSLSILPAGQRSHADTEYLASARTEALLQRLTEGRPDRIIIFDSPPLLAASPAAVLASHAAIALLVVRADRTAESALREAASMLKGGVQVQLLLNAVRFSGSTRRFGSYYGKGEAG